Part of the Chanodichthys erythropterus isolate Z2021 chromosome 13, ASM2448905v1, whole genome shotgun sequence genome is shown below.
taacatCTTAAATGACATTCTCAAcccatttaacatttaatctgttcatcatataaagtgatcgagtctcttcagaaaatttggacttaaccgctcaattcatatggattagttttatgatctctttatgaactttttgtagcgtcaaagtgtcagttgcataggctgtcaatagagggacagaaatctgtCTAAAACAAATTAAGTGTTTTAGAATATCCCACTATTTTTAATGATTGAAATACTGCAGCAGGTGCTGTATATGGATGACAGGTGCATTTTGTTcaagtatttttgtttttcttcacttTAGATGAAAATGACAGTCCAGTGCTGCAATTCTATGGATGTTTTGCACTCCTGGACTCTACGCCAAGTTTATGGGTTAGAAACATCGTAAagatgaatacattttttataggtaattttttattaaacagaatGAATTACAATGAAAAAATAACTTGGTGGGGAAAACATATAAatagatatttaaaaatgtacataaatagGTATAAATGAATTATCAAAGCCATTCAGTTGGGTTCTGTTTTTAACATTCAACATGATTAGTGGaggttaaagggatatttcacccaaaaaaataaaattctatcatcattttctcacccttcaagttgttccaaacctgtatgaatttatttcttctgctgaacacaaaaggagatattttgaagaatgttggtaaccagacattGAATTCCAaagaatggggaaaaaaataatatggaagtcaatggcctCCATCACtggtttggttactgacattcaaaatatcttctgttgTGTTCAGCAAACTCATacacttgagggtgagtaaatgatgagacagttttcatttttaggtgaactatccctttaacggaCAAAAAGACACCACGAGAAAACACACTCCGCACACAAAATATCCTGTGTCTCATTTAAAATGCCTGTTGAGGAGACCAGCATCACTATGGGCTCCTTTAATGCTGTACGGTTTTATAACATCCTGCAGCACCGTTCTTGCAATTCCCTATCCTGTATCTTTCTCAGAGAAATGCAATCATGATGATTCCCTCAACCAAGTCATGCTCACACATGTAATAACCTGAAATTGCTCCTATTGATTTTCCTGTGCTGTCATTGTCTCCCACAGCTGCTTAGACACAGCCACATTTCCGTGCCGAGTGCCTCTCCATGATGTGGTATATCAGGTTGTCATCCAGGAACGACAGGTCGTCGTCGTATTCGACTGGTCGACAGCAGGCGGTGGGAGGGGAGCTGCGCAGAATGTTTTTCTCACCGCCGGCGAGGCTGGTGAGGATTTTGTCATAGTTTGTGAGGGAGTTTATACAGACGCCACTGCAGTAGCTGAATATCAACTCCTCCTGACTCCGGTAGCCCAAACCCAGATCAGACACCTTCAGCTGGACTTGTCTTAGTGCACATGCTCTTCcttttcctttctctctctcgtcATGACTCGGTCTCTTTCTGTGCGTCTTGCTACGGAGGAAACCCCTCCGTTTCGGAGATCTCTTGAATCTGTGGATGAAGGCTGAGTCGGGAGTGGGCAAGCTGTCTGGATGACACAGGAAAGAGATGTTCTCAACTTGGCACTACAGACAGATCAATCTGATTTCAagcaatgtgctaaaaataGAGCAGTCTGAACCTAAACAAGGTAGTTTTATGTGGAAAGATCTTACTCTGTGTAAATGCATACTTTGAAAGGGTCAtatcataaaagaaaaaaattcctTCATCTGAAAATTGAAGACTAGAAGAGTAGAACAGCATGGATTAAGGTACATACAATTTTCATAAATGTGTGCTTTAtggagataaaaaaaacatttagcacTGTACATAATATATAACGAATATTAATACCACAGATTGTCAGATGATACATTTTGtataatcaaaaataaaagcataaatacCTTACACAATCAAAGCAATCCTTGAAAAACAACCCTAATGAAAATTACCCAtgcttttattataataatgtttgtgtgtgtgtattgattACCATTTGTATAACCACACAAATACCTTAAAGTATGGTTTTTGTAGAAAAACATGGTTAAATTTTGGTTACCACTGAATAACTACAATAGCCAAGGTTAAATTTTCGTAAGGGAAGTCTTGACCTAGAGAGTAGCTAGGTAGCTGCCATATATAGGTTTTATATTGTatgtattaatattcattatatgTACAGTGCCATACATTccaaatgcttttttt
Proteins encoded:
- the gdnfb gene encoding glial cell line-derived neurotrophic factor produces the protein MKIWGVMLACALMLSCVSSIPLLLQDPNQAGHSPYSQPHAQCPQRLDLLRKANQNLPDAHTIKHPQPRSHSDSLPTPDSAFIHRFKRSPKRRGFLRSKTHRKRPSHDEREKGKGRACALRQVQLKVSDLGLGYRSQEELIFSYCSGVCINSLTNYDKILTSLAGGEKNILRSSPPTACCRPVEYDDDLSFLDDNLIYHIMERHSARKCGCV